In one window of Pseudomonas chlororaphis subsp. chlororaphis DNA:
- a CDS encoding ShlB/FhaC/HecB family hemolysin secretion/activation protein: protein MRALAPLLLVSLCSYVHAENLPSFLNSNETIRNLPVPNLPADAYRPTTPAPKLAPPKEPQAQPLMMGTTVNVSTVQIEGGTLYPLSELAEIYKPLIGHASTLGQLIEATREITRRYQQDGYLLSYAFLPQQSFDQGTVRVVLVEGYIKDYQLQGDIGPVSAYLDKLVAKLKAERPLTRKTFEHYTTLMSRIPGVTLQAQVPPPGTTDGAAYLIAQASRKPFTSNLSATDDNRNGLQALLAVSSNSQTSMGEQVTLSGLFPPGDDHERYYRLDYNQFLNDEGTQLSLYGTRYRADPGTNVRLDNGLELKPHRENDRYSIGLSHPVIAAPNELLILGSRLYAVNDKTRYQVVGYPQSVELKTDIRALAFEGDWRKANARQLRILSAGVYQGLDALGAKTNDNLYDLDFFRVRLSGVQSDKFFDNWQGVLSAALYWSRDNLPDSERAVFGGQNFGRGYPDDQASGDKGWGAAYEVNYSFNREDRWLRILQPYVVLDRSRTWFNELPVQGNDLSSAAVGLRFGDAKYYNISLEAAKPMSDEALDTHNRRPRYTLSFSYQL, encoded by the coding sequence ATGCGCGCTTTGGCTCCCTTGCTGTTAGTCTCGCTTTGCTCATACGTCCACGCCGAAAACCTTCCCAGCTTTCTCAATAGCAACGAAACCATCCGCAACCTGCCGGTACCCAACCTGCCGGCCGACGCCTACCGCCCCACGACCCCGGCGCCCAAACTGGCGCCCCCCAAGGAACCCCAGGCCCAGCCCCTGATGATGGGCACCACAGTCAACGTCAGCACCGTGCAGATCGAGGGCGGCACCCTCTATCCGCTGAGCGAGCTGGCAGAGATCTACAAGCCGCTGATTGGCCATGCAAGCACCCTGGGGCAACTGATCGAAGCCACCCGGGAAATCACCCGCCGCTACCAGCAGGACGGCTACCTGTTGTCCTATGCGTTCCTGCCGCAACAGAGCTTCGACCAGGGCACCGTGCGCGTGGTCCTGGTGGAGGGCTACATCAAGGACTATCAGTTGCAGGGCGATATCGGCCCGGTCTCGGCCTACCTCGACAAACTGGTGGCAAAACTCAAAGCCGAACGGCCGCTGACCCGCAAGACCTTCGAGCACTACACCACCCTGATGAGCCGCATTCCCGGGGTCACCCTGCAAGCCCAGGTGCCGCCACCGGGAACCACCGACGGCGCGGCCTACCTGATTGCCCAGGCCAGCCGCAAACCCTTCACCAGCAACCTCAGCGCCACCGACGACAACCGCAATGGCCTGCAAGCGCTGCTGGCGGTCAGCAGCAACTCGCAGACCTCCATGGGCGAGCAGGTAACCCTCAGCGGCCTGTTCCCGCCGGGGGACGATCACGAGCGCTACTACCGCCTGGACTACAACCAGTTTCTCAATGACGAAGGCACCCAGCTGAGCCTGTACGGCACGCGCTACCGCGCCGACCCGGGGACCAATGTGCGGCTCGACAACGGCCTCGAACTCAAACCCCACCGGGAGAACGACCGCTACTCCATAGGCTTGAGCCACCCGGTCATCGCCGCCCCCAACGAGCTGCTGATCCTGGGTTCGCGCCTGTATGCGGTCAACGACAAGACCCGCTATCAAGTGGTGGGTTATCCGCAGAGCGTCGAACTGAAAACCGACATTCGCGCCCTGGCCTTCGAGGGTGACTGGCGCAAGGCCAATGCACGCCAACTAAGGATTCTCAGTGCAGGGGTGTACCAGGGGCTGGACGCCCTGGGCGCGAAGACCAACGACAACCTGTACGACCTGGACTTCTTCCGCGTGCGCCTGTCCGGCGTGCAGAGCGACAAGTTCTTCGACAACTGGCAAGGGGTGCTGTCGGCGGCCCTGTACTGGAGCCGCGACAACCTGCCCGACAGCGAGCGCGCGGTGTTCGGCGGGCAGAACTTCGGCCGAGGCTACCCCGACGACCAGGCGTCCGGCGACAAGGGTTGGGGCGCGGCCTACGAGGTGAACTACAGCTTCAATCGCGAAGACCGCTGGCTGCGAATCCTCCAGCCGTACGTGGTGCTGGATCGCTCGCGGACCTGGTTCAACGAACTGCCGGTCCAGGGCAACGACCTGTCATCGGCCGCCGTCGGCCTGCGCTTTGGCGACGCCAAGTACTACAACATCTCCCTCGAAGCGGCCAAGCCGATGTCCGATGAAGCCCTGGACACCCACAACCGGCGCCCGCGCTACACCCTGAGTTTCAGCTACCAGCTGTAA
- a CDS encoding acetyl-CoA C-acetyltransferase yields MTQLRRVAIIGGNRIPFARSNGPYATASNQAMLTAALEGLIERYRLHGLRLGEVAAGAVLKHSRDFNLTRECVLGSRLSPTTPAYDIQQACGTGLEAALLVANKIALGQIECGIAGGVDTTSDAPIGVNEGLRKILLQANRGKTLGDKLLTFLQLRPRHLKPELPRNGEPRTGLSMGQHCERMAQTWNIPRDEQDQLALESHQKMAAAYAEGWHDDLMTPFLGLTRDNNLRPDLTLEKLASLKPVFERGDKGTLTAGNSTPLTDGASLVLLGSEEWAKERGLPILAYLRDGEAAAVDFVHGAEGLLMAPVYAVPRLLARNGLRLQDFDYYEIHEAFAAQVLCTLKAWEDADYCKTRLGLDAPLGSIDRSRLNVKGSSLAAGHPFAATGGRIVANLAKLLEVAGQGRGLISICAAGGQGVTAIVER; encoded by the coding sequence ATGACTCAGCTGCGTCGTGTTGCGATTATCGGCGGCAACCGTATCCCCTTTGCCCGTTCCAACGGGCCTTACGCCACCGCGAGCAACCAGGCCATGCTTACCGCGGCCCTGGAAGGCCTGATCGAGCGCTACCGCCTGCACGGCCTGCGCCTGGGCGAAGTGGCCGCTGGCGCGGTGCTCAAGCATTCCCGGGATTTCAACCTGACCCGCGAATGCGTGCTCGGCTCGCGGCTGTCGCCGACCACCCCGGCCTACGATATCCAGCAAGCCTGCGGCACCGGCCTGGAAGCGGCGTTGCTGGTGGCCAACAAGATCGCCCTGGGGCAGATTGAATGCGGCATCGCCGGCGGCGTCGATACCACCTCGGACGCGCCGATCGGGGTCAACGAGGGGCTGCGCAAGATCCTGCTGCAAGCCAACCGCGGCAAGACCCTGGGTGACAAGCTCCTGACCTTCCTGCAACTGCGCCCCCGGCACCTCAAGCCGGAACTGCCGCGCAATGGAGAACCGCGGACCGGCTTGTCCATGGGCCAGCACTGCGAGCGGATGGCGCAAACCTGGAACATTCCCCGCGATGAGCAGGATCAGTTGGCGCTGGAGAGCCATCAGAAAATGGCCGCCGCCTATGCCGAGGGTTGGCACGACGACCTGATGACCCCCTTCCTCGGCCTGACCCGCGACAACAACCTGCGCCCGGACCTGACCCTGGAAAAGCTGGCGTCGTTGAAGCCGGTGTTCGAACGCGGCGACAAAGGCACCCTGACCGCGGGCAACTCCACGCCGCTGACTGATGGCGCGTCCCTGGTGCTGCTGGGCAGTGAGGAGTGGGCGAAGGAACGTGGCTTGCCGATCCTCGCCTATCTGCGCGACGGCGAAGCGGCGGCGGTGGATTTCGTCCACGGCGCGGAAGGGCTGCTGATGGCGCCGGTCTACGCGGTGCCGCGCTTGCTGGCCCGCAATGGCCTGAGGCTGCAGGACTTCGATTACTACGAAATCCATGAGGCCTTCGCCGCGCAGGTGCTGTGCACGCTCAAGGCCTGGGAGGACGCGGACTACTGCAAGACCCGCCTGGGGCTGGACGCGCCCTTGGGTTCCATTGACCGCAGCCGGCTGAATGTCAAAGGCAGCTCGCTGGCCGCCGGGCATCCGTTCGCCGCCACCGGCGGGCGCATTGTCGCCAACCTGGCGAAGCTGCTGGAGGTGGCGGGGCAGGGGCGTGGCCTGATTTCGATCTGCGCCGCCGGAGGCCAGGGCGTGACGGCGATTGTCGAGCGCTGA
- a CDS encoding MaoC family dehydratase: MSLQWHELDTPPNLPELYWKAAIRRKITGTELPEYGLRRQVSVQPAKLAAYRQVCGFTENGLLPPTYPHVLAFALQMQLLTARDFPFPLLGLIHLANRIRVLRPMGGVGNLSIGVRADNVQPHAKGAVFDLLTYVDDALGPLWEAQSRMLCRGVQLPGEASAEEPSAEASLSELTRWQAPADIGRRYARVSGDYNPIHLSAISARMFGFPQAIAHGLWNKARTLAALSEHLPAAPIEIAVDFRKPVRLPSEVCLLASAAGSSGDLRLTGAGDLEHMSGHWQPLA, from the coding sequence ATGAGCCTGCAATGGCATGAGCTGGATACTCCGCCGAACCTGCCCGAGCTGTACTGGAAGGCCGCGATCCGCCGCAAGATCACCGGCACCGAGTTGCCTGAATATGGCCTGCGCCGCCAGGTGAGCGTGCAACCGGCGAAGCTTGCGGCCTATCGCCAGGTCTGCGGTTTTACCGAGAACGGCCTGCTGCCGCCAACCTACCCCCATGTGCTGGCGTTCGCCCTGCAGATGCAATTACTGACCGCCAGGGACTTCCCCTTTCCGCTGCTGGGGCTGATCCATCTGGCCAACCGCATTCGCGTGCTACGGCCCATGGGTGGGGTCGGCAACTTGAGCATCGGGGTGCGTGCGGACAACGTGCAGCCCCATGCCAAAGGCGCGGTTTTCGATCTGTTGACCTACGTCGACGACGCCCTGGGACCGCTGTGGGAAGCACAAAGCCGGATGCTCTGTCGGGGTGTGCAACTGCCGGGCGAAGCATCGGCCGAAGAACCGTCGGCCGAGGCCAGTCTCAGCGAGCTGACGCGCTGGCAAGCCCCCGCCGACATCGGCCGGCGTTACGCCCGGGTGTCCGGCGACTACAACCCGATTCACCTGAGCGCCATCAGCGCCCGAATGTTCGGTTTCCCCCAGGCCATCGCCCACGGCCTGTGGAACAAGGCGCGGACCCTGGCGGCGTTGAGCGAGCATTTGCCGGCGGCCCCTATCGAGATTGCCGTGGACTTTCGAAAGCCAGTGCGCCTGCCCAGCGAGGTGTGCCTGCTGGCAAGCGCCGCGGGCTCGAGCGGTGACCTGCGCCTGACCGGCGCGGGCGACCTGGAACATATGAGCGGGCACTGGCAGCCGCTGGCCTGA
- a CDS encoding DMT family transporter gives MPAPVWWLLCLPVIAGAFLPLQAGINGQLAKQVSSVLAAALISFFVGTVALLVLAMAQREVPGLTALKSLTWWHWCGGLLGAFFIATAAFAGPRIGAMLFMALVLAGQLGMALALDHFGWAGFREAPISLGKIAGLVLILAGVFLIRRG, from the coding sequence ATGCCTGCCCCTGTCTGGTGGCTGCTTTGCCTGCCGGTGATTGCCGGTGCTTTTTTACCCCTGCAAGCGGGAATCAACGGCCAATTGGCCAAGCAGGTTTCCAGCGTGCTGGCGGCGGCGCTGATCTCGTTTTTTGTCGGCACCGTGGCCTTGCTGGTCCTGGCCATGGCCCAGCGCGAAGTGCCCGGCCTGACGGCCTTGAAAAGCCTGACCTGGTGGCACTGGTGCGGCGGTCTGCTGGGAGCATTTTTCATTGCCACCGCGGCCTTCGCCGGGCCACGGATCGGCGCGATGCTATTCATGGCCCTGGTACTCGCCGGGCAGTTGGGCATGGCCCTGGCGCTGGACCATTTCGGCTGGGCGGGGTTTCGCGAGGCGCCCATCAGCCTCGGCAAGATTGCCGGGCTGGTGCTGATCCTGGCGGGCGTGTTCCTGATTCGTCGCGGTTGA
- a CDS encoding PA4780 family RIO1-like protein kinase, which yields MKTPKRIEPLIEDGLVDEVLRPLMSGKEAAVYVVRCGNELRCAKVYKEANKRSFRQAAEYQEGRKVRNSRQARAMAKGSKFGRKETEDAWQNAEVAALFRLANAGVRVPKPFDFLEGVLLMELVADEYGDAAPRLNDVVLEPDQAREYHAFLISQIVLMLCTGLVHGDLSEFNVLLTPDGPVIIDLPQAVDAAGNNHAFSMLERDVGNMASYFGRFAPELKRTRYAKEMWALYEAGTLHPASVLTGEFDDPQELADVGGVLREIEAARLDEERRQAMRMADDAPPAKSEEPPPPPWMQ from the coding sequence ATGAAGACTCCAAAACGCATTGAACCCCTGATCGAGGACGGTCTGGTCGACGAGGTGCTGCGCCCACTCATGAGTGGTAAAGAAGCAGCTGTTTATGTGGTGCGCTGCGGCAACGAATTACGTTGCGCCAAGGTTTACAAGGAGGCGAACAAACGAAGTTTTCGTCAGGCGGCCGAGTATCAGGAAGGCCGCAAGGTGCGCAACAGCCGTCAGGCTCGCGCGATGGCCAAGGGGTCCAAGTTCGGGCGCAAGGAGACCGAGGACGCCTGGCAGAACGCCGAAGTGGCGGCCCTGTTCCGCCTGGCCAACGCCGGCGTGCGGGTGCCCAAGCCGTTCGACTTCCTCGAAGGCGTGCTGCTGATGGAGCTGGTGGCGGACGAATACGGCGATGCCGCGCCGCGCCTGAATGACGTGGTGCTGGAGCCGGATCAGGCCCGCGAATATCACGCCTTCCTGATTTCCCAGATCGTGCTGATGCTGTGTACCGGCCTGGTGCACGGTGACCTGTCCGAGTTCAACGTGCTGCTGACCCCCGACGGCCCGGTGATCATCGACCTGCCCCAGGCGGTGGATGCGGCGGGTAACAACCACGCCTTCAGCATGCTGGAGCGGGATGTCGGCAACATGGCGTCCTACTTCGGGCGTTTCGCCCCGGAGCTCAAACGCACCCGCTACGCCAAGGAGATGTGGGCCCTGTACGAAGCCGGCACCCTGCACCCGGCCAGCGTCCTGACCGGCGAGTTCGACGATCCGCAAGAACTGGCGGATGTCGGCGGCGTGCTGCGGGAGATCGAGGCGGCGCGCCTGGACGAGGAGCGGCGCCAGGCCATGCGCATGGCCGACGACGCGCCACCGGCCAAGTCCGAGGAACCACCGCCTCCGCCCTGGATGCAGTGA
- a CDS encoding collagen-like triple helix repeat-containing protein codes for MKTQVWLKTSTALALILALGLTGCSSGGGGHKSSSGSSSPDSAAGTDSGSGGSGDGSGGAGGTGGGTAGTGGTGGIDGGTDGTGGIGGGTGGTGGTGGGTAGTGGTGGTGGTGGGTDPTNPTDPTDPTPPTTTPLVTSTLVSDLGSTISGVGDGVSTLSSALAPLPVVGGVLQSAVNTSGNVVDTVGDGLTNGLGQLGSDPQALSKTTAIVGNVVSDVGDGVSDISGKLATSTSSIPLVGGVVTRVAPVLDGVGDKVSMLGDTLTTVTSSGPLGTVTDKVGNNLLVPVVTLAEGLTGKVVSSTGLSAPVGGLIDKVATTVDGLGDKVTATGGGNTLTNTMGGTLNNVATTIGNTSNLTTAPSTGGGTIGGTGLLETVGGAVVNLGTGLNAGNTNTLVSATGVSTASVGNVVASVGGALGGTGVANVGATAPLAGVGATVGAALNPVTTTVTGLTQQVGATTGTGTPIAGLLTQVGGAVSTVGTTLTASAPNPVVSTVGQTVNTLGTTVTSVGTLVDGGTTGGTTGSLGGVLGGLTGTLSGTQ; via the coding sequence ATGAAAACTCAAGTCTGGTTGAAAACAAGCACAGCGCTGGCCCTGATCCTGGCCCTCGGCCTGACCGGTTGCAGCAGCGGCGGTGGCGGCCACAAGAGCAGTTCCGGCAGCTCCTCGCCCGACAGCGCGGCAGGTACCGACAGTGGCTCTGGCGGCTCCGGCGATGGTTCGGGCGGTGCCGGCGGCACCGGTGGCGGCACCGCGGGCACAGGCGGGACCGGCGGAATCGATGGCGGAACTGATGGTACAGGCGGGATCGGCGGCGGTACGGGTGGTACAGGTGGAACCGGCGGCGGCACTGCAGGGACGGGTGGCACTGGCGGGACCGGAGGAACGGGTGGCGGCACCGACCCGACCAACCCAACGGATCCGACCGACCCGACACCCCCCACCACTACCCCGTTGGTCACCTCGACCCTGGTGTCCGACCTCGGCAGCACCATCAGCGGCGTCGGCGACGGTGTCAGCACCCTCAGCAGCGCGCTGGCTCCGCTTCCGGTAGTCGGCGGGGTCCTGCAAAGCGCGGTGAACACTTCCGGCAATGTGGTCGACACCGTAGGCGATGGCCTGACCAATGGCCTCGGCCAACTGGGTAGCGATCCACAGGCCTTGAGCAAGACCACGGCCATAGTCGGCAACGTGGTGTCGGACGTCGGCGATGGCGTCTCGGACATCAGCGGCAAGCTGGCCACCAGCACCAGCAGCATTCCCCTGGTGGGCGGCGTGGTCACCCGGGTGGCGCCGGTACTCGACGGCGTCGGCGACAAGGTCAGCATGCTCGGCGACACCCTCACCACCGTGACCAGTAGCGGCCCCCTGGGGACAGTGACAGACAAGGTGGGCAACAACCTGCTGGTGCCGGTCGTCACCCTGGCAGAAGGCCTGACCGGCAAGGTGGTCAGTTCCACGGGCCTGAGCGCTCCGGTCGGCGGCCTGATCGACAAGGTGGCAACGACCGTCGACGGCCTGGGCGACAAAGTCACCGCCACGGGCGGTGGCAACACGCTGACCAATACCATGGGCGGCACCCTGAACAATGTCGCCACCACCATCGGCAATACCAGCAACCTGACGACCGCCCCGAGCACCGGCGGGGGAACCATCGGCGGCACCGGCCTGCTGGAAACCGTCGGCGGTGCGGTGGTCAACCTGGGTACCGGCTTGAATGCCGGCAACACCAACACCCTGGTCAGCGCCACAGGGGTAAGCACAGCCTCGGTCGGCAACGTCGTAGCCTCGGTGGGCGGAGCCCTGGGCGGCACGGGTGTGGCCAATGTCGGCGCCACTGCGCCACTGGCCGGTGTCGGCGCCACCGTCGGCGCAGCGTTGAACCCGGTCACCACCACCGTCACCGGCCTGACCCAGCAAGTGGGCGCCACGACCGGCACCGGCACCCCCATCGCCGGCCTGCTCACCCAGGTAGGCGGCGCCGTCAGCACGGTAGGCACCACCCTCACCGCCAGCGCCCCCAACCCTGTGGTGAGCACCGTCGGCCAGACCGTGAACACCCTGGGGACCACGGTCACCTCGGTCGGGACCCTGGTCGACGGTGGCACCACTGGCGGCACTACGGGCAGCCTCGGTGGTGTGCTCGGCGGGCTGACCGGAACCCTGAGCGGCACCCAATAA
- a CDS encoding 3-oxoacyl-ACP reductase — protein sequence MSDRYIDFANSSIGHRLVGALGLPSPVRLERWQAGRMRPVEGALLIGGGPLTQQVGAIAPRLTESIYSYGTDPTLATAWIPGHGPKLKAVVFDASDLLQTDQLKQLREFFQPLMKNLEPSAHLVILGRAPETLGDPFAASAQRALEGFSRSLAKELRGGATLQLLYVGEGAESQLEGALRFFLSPKSAYISGQAIRLTPCATQVQDWTRPLAGARALVTGAARGIGASIAETLARDGAQVVLLDVPAAKTDLEALAARLGGHAITLDICAEDAATRLVEQLPDGIDIVVHNAGITRDKTLANMTPEFWDAVLAVNLNAPQVLTKALLDSGCLHDNGRLILLASISGIAGNRGQTNYAASKAGLIGLAQSWAPLLQERGISINAVAPGFIETQMTAHIPFALREAGRRMSSLGQGGLPQDVAEAVAWLAQPGSGAVSGQALRVCGQSVLGA from the coding sequence ATGTCAGATCGTTACATCGACTTCGCCAACTCGTCCATCGGCCACCGCCTGGTCGGGGCCCTTGGCCTGCCGTCGCCGGTACGTCTGGAGCGCTGGCAGGCCGGCCGCATGCGTCCGGTCGAGGGGGCGCTGCTGATCGGCGGCGGCCCGCTGACCCAGCAGGTCGGCGCCATCGCCCCGCGGCTGACCGAGAGCATCTACAGCTACGGCACCGATCCGACCCTCGCCACCGCCTGGATTCCCGGCCACGGCCCCAAGCTCAAGGCCGTGGTGTTCGACGCCAGCGACCTCCTGCAGACCGACCAGCTCAAGCAGTTGCGCGAATTTTTCCAGCCGCTGATGAAGAACCTTGAGCCCAGCGCGCACCTGGTGATTCTCGGCCGCGCCCCCGAAACCCTCGGCGATCCGTTCGCCGCCAGCGCCCAACGTGCCCTGGAGGGTTTCAGCCGCTCGCTGGCCAAGGAGCTGCGCGGTGGTGCCACCCTGCAATTGCTCTATGTCGGCGAGGGTGCCGAAAGCCAGCTGGAAGGCGCGCTGCGCTTCTTCCTCTCGCCAAAAAGCGCTTACATCTCCGGCCAGGCGATCCGCCTGACCCCCTGCGCGACCCAGGTCCAGGACTGGACCCGGCCCCTGGCCGGCGCGCGGGCACTGGTCACTGGCGCGGCGCGCGGCATCGGCGCCTCGATCGCCGAGACCCTGGCCCGGGATGGTGCCCAGGTGGTGCTGCTGGACGTGCCCGCCGCCAAGACCGACCTCGAAGCCCTGGCCGCGCGCCTGGGCGGCCATGCGATCACCCTGGATATCTGCGCCGAGGACGCCGCGACCCGGCTGGTGGAACAGTTGCCGGACGGCATCGACATCGTGGTGCACAACGCCGGCATCACCCGCGACAAGACCCTGGCCAACATGACCCCGGAATTCTGGGACGCGGTGCTGGCGGTCAACCTCAACGCGCCGCAGGTACTGACCAAGGCGCTGCTGGACAGCGGCTGCCTGCATGACAACGGCCGGCTGATCCTGCTGGCGTCCATCAGCGGTATCGCCGGCAATCGCGGGCAGACCAACTATGCGGCGAGCAAGGCCGGGCTGATCGGCCTGGCCCAGTCCTGGGCCCCGCTGTTGCAAGAGCGCGGCATCAGCATCAACGCCGTGGCCCCGGGCTTTATCGAAACCCAGATGACCGCGCACATTCCGTTCGCCCTGCGCGAGGCCGGGCGGCGCATGAGTTCGCTGGGGCAAGGCGGCCTGCCGCAGGACGTCGCCGAAGCCGTGGCCTGGCTCGCCCAGCCGGGCAGTGGCGCGGTCAGCGGGCAAGCGCTGCGAGTCTGTGGGCAAAGCGTATTGGGAGCGTGA
- the cueR gene encoding Cu(I)-responsive transcriptional regulator — protein MNIGQAARKSGLSAKMIRYYESIGLLRPAHRSDSGYRLYGDDDLHSLAFIKRSRDLGFSLEEVGKLLTLWQDRQRASADVKALARQHIDELNRKIAELAGLRDTLQDLVQHCHGDHRPDCPILKDLASGGCCTPP, from the coding sequence ATGAACATCGGCCAAGCAGCCCGCAAGAGCGGCCTGAGCGCCAAGATGATCCGCTACTACGAGTCCATCGGCCTGCTCCGGCCGGCCCATCGCAGCGACAGCGGCTACCGCCTGTACGGTGACGACGACCTGCACAGCCTGGCCTTTATCAAGCGCTCGCGGGACCTGGGGTTTTCCCTGGAGGAAGTGGGCAAGCTGCTGACCCTGTGGCAGGACCGCCAGCGCGCCAGCGCCGATGTCAAAGCCCTGGCCCGCCAGCACATCGACGAGCTCAACCGGAAAATCGCCGAGCTGGCCGGGCTGCGCGACACCCTGCAGGACCTGGTGCAGCACTGCCACGGCGACCATCGCCCGGACTGCCCGATTCTCAAGGACCTGGCCTCCGGCGGATGCTGCACGCCCCCATGA